A genomic window from Lycium barbarum isolate Lr01 chromosome 4, ASM1917538v2, whole genome shotgun sequence includes:
- the LOC132637324 gene encoding secreted RxLR effector protein 161-like, which yields MDKSKPILAPVEEKLKLTKNGTGDFVDATYFRKLVASLRYLTSTRPDITYGVGLISRFIESPRQSHLQAAKRIFRYIQATQSDGIFYSKTNDSSLVGFTDSDWAGDMMQRKSTSGYAFYLGSGVFSWSSKKQQVVALSTTEAEYMVTTSSATQALWLRRMLGFPQHK from the coding sequence ATGGACAAATCCAAGCCAATTCTGGCCCCTGTTGAAGAAAAattaaagttgactaaaaatggAACTGGTGATTTTGTTGATGCTACATATTTTAGAAAATTGGTTGCGAGTCTAAGGTACTTGACttctacaagacctgacattacTTATGGAGTTGGATTAATTAGCAGATTTATTGAGTCACCTCGTCAATCACACTTGCAAGCAGCTAAGAGAATTTTTAGATACATTCAAGCTACGCAATCTGATGGCATATTTTATTCAAAGACTAATGATAGTAGTCTCGTTGGATTTACAGACAGTGATTGGGCTGGTGATATGATGCAAAGAAAAAGTACTTCTGGATATGCATTTTATTTGGGGTCTGGTGTATTTTCTTGGTCTTCAAAAAAGCAACAAGTTGTTGCTTTGTCAACAACTGAAGCAGAGTACATGGTTACAACAAGTAGTGCTACACAAGCATTATGGTTGAGAAGGATGCTTGGGTTTCCTCAACACAAGTAA